A DNA window from Daucus carota subsp. sativus chromosome 3, DH1 v3.0, whole genome shotgun sequence contains the following coding sequences:
- the LOC108211064 gene encoding cyclic nucleotide-gated ion channel 2 isoform X2 — protein sequence MPSSSPDLRFSFSRWFKIFGRQKSEEDDAKDSTPVECYACTQVGLPVFHSTTCDQVHQPQWEASAGSSLVPIRARAPNRTTKIPRTSGPFGPVLDPRSKRVQRWNRAFLLARGMALAVDPLFFYSLSIGRGGSPCLYMDGGLAAVVTVIRTCVDAVHLFHVWLQFRLAYVSRETLVVGCGKLVWDARSIAAHYLRSLKGFWFDAFVILPVPQVAGGCWYVLAIQRVASCLRQQCERKASCDLSLSCSEEVCYQLFMSAADTLDNPCGGNSSSVLRNPICLDVNGPFHYGIYKGALPVISSNSVAVKILYPIFWGLMTLSTFGNDLEPTSNWLEVVFSITNVLSGLMLFTLLIGNIQVFLHAVMAKKRKMQIRIRDMEWWMKRRQLPSQLRNRVRHYERQKWSAMGGHDEMEVVKDLPEGLRRDIKRFLCLDLIRKVPLFQSLDDLILDNICDRVKPLVFSKNEKIIREGDPVPRLVFIVKGRVKSTQNLSRGIVATSILEPGGFLGDELLSWCLRRPFIDRLPSSSATFTCLEPTEVFELGANNLRYITDHFRYKFNNERLKRTARFYSSNWRTWAAVNIQLSWRRYIARTRPTVINPVTENGGDRKLLKYAAVFMSLRPHDHLE from the exons ATGCCTAGCTCCTCTCCAGATCTCCGCTTCTCCTTCTCCAG GTGgtttaaaatatttggacgCCAGAAAAGCGAGGAGGACGATGCAAAAGACTCAACTCCAGTGGAGTGCTACGCTTGCACACAAGTAGGCCTCCCGGTATTCCACTCCACAACTTGTGACCAAGTCCACCAGCCCCAATGGGAAGCCTCTGCCGGCTCTTCCTTAGTCCCCATCCGAGCCCGAGCCcccaaccgcaccacgaaaattcCCCGAACCTCAGGCCCATTCGGACCCGTCCTTGACCCCAGGAGCAAACGGGTCCAGAGATGGAACCGCGCTTTTTTACTCGCACGTGGCATGGCCTTAGCCGTGGATCCTCTCTTCTTCTACTCGCTCTCGATTGGCCGAGGCGGCTCCCCGTGCTTGTACATGGATGGCGGGTTAGCCGCGGTGGTGACCGTGATCAGGACTTGCGTGGATGCGGTGCATCTGTTCCATGTCTGGCTCCAGTTCCGCTTGGCCTACGTGTCCAGGGAGACTTTAGTGGTTGGCTGCGGGAAACTCGTGTGGGATGCGCGTTCTATTGCTGCGCATTATTTGCGCTCACTCAAGGGCTTCTGGTTCGATGCTTTCGTTATACTTCCCGTTCCACAG GTGGCTGGGGGATGCTGGTATGTTCTTGCTATACAGAGAGTCGCGTCTTGCCTTAGGCAACAATGTGAGAGGAAAGCTTCATGTGATCTCTCCTTGTCTTGCTCCGAGGAGGTGTGTTACCAGCTTTTTATGTCAGCTGCGGATACACTAGACAATCCCTGTGGTGGTAACTCAAGCAGTGTGCTCAGAAATCCAATATGTTTAGATGTTAACGGACCATTCCATTATGGTATCTATAAGGGTGCTCTTCCGGTCATTTCCAGTAACTCTGTGGCCGTCAAGATTCTCTACCCCATCTTTTGGGGTTTAATGACCCTCAG CACATTTGGCAATGACCTAGAACCAACAAGTAACTGGCTAGAAGTGGTATTTAGTATAACAAATGTGCTTAGTGGTTTAATGCTCTTCACTCTGTTGATTGGAAATATTCAG GTATTCCTGCACGCGGTTATGGCAAAGAAGAGGAAAATGCAGATACGAATCAGAGACATGGAATGGTGGATGAAGAGGAGACAGTTACCATCTCAGTTGAGAAACAGAGTCAGGCACTACGAACGCCAGAAATGGTCAGCCATGGGAGGTCATGATGAAATGGAGGTGGTTAAAGACTTGCCTGAAGGACTCAGACGTGATATCAAACGATTCCTTTGCTTAGATCTCATTAGAAAG GTACCACTTTTTCAAAGTCTAGATGATCTGATCCTCGACAACATATGTGACCGTGTTAAGCCCCTTGTTTTCTCCAAAAACGAAAAG ATCATTCGGGAAGGGGACCCTGTACCTAGACTTGTGTTCATTGTCAAGGGACGCGTGAAAAGTACCCAAAACTTAAGCAGAGGCATAGTAGCCACGAGCATTCTAGAGCCCGGAGGCTTCCTGGGAGATGAACTTCTGTCGTGGTGCCTTAGACGCCCTTTCATTGACAGACTGCCTAGTTCATCAGCTACATTCACTTGCCTCGAACCAACAGAAGTATTCGAACTTGGAGCCAACAATCTGCGATACATCACTGATCATTTCCGTTACAAATTCAATAATGAGAGACTAAAGAGAACAGCAAGGTTTTATTCATCCAACTGGAGAACATGGGCTGCTGTTAATATCCAACTGTCTTGGAGGCGTTACATTGCCAGGACTAGGCCTACGGTGATCAATCCTGTTACTGAAAATGGCGGCGATAGGAAACTACTCAAGTATGCTGCAGTTTTCATGTCCCTCCGGCCACATGATCACCTGGAATAA
- the LOC108211064 gene encoding cyclic nucleotide-gated ion channel 2 isoform X1, producing the protein MPSSSPDLRFSFSRWFKIFGRQKSEEDDAKDSTPVECYACTQVGLPVFHSTTCDQVHQPQWEASAGSSLVPIRARAPNRTTKIPRTSGPFGPVLDPRSKRVQRWNRAFLLARGMALAVDPLFFYSLSIGRGGSPCLYMDGGLAAVVTVIRTCVDAVHLFHVWLQFRLAYVSRETLVVGCGKLVWDARSIAAHYLRSLKGFWFDAFVILPVPQAVFWLVVPKLIREEKIKLIMTILLLIFLFQFLPKVYHSICLMRKMQEVTGYIFGTIWWGFALNLIAYFIASHVAGGCWYVLAIQRVASCLRQQCERKASCDLSLSCSEEVCYQLFMSAADTLDNPCGGNSSSVLRNPICLDVNGPFHYGIYKGALPVISSNSVAVKILYPIFWGLMTLSTFGNDLEPTSNWLEVVFSITNVLSGLMLFTLLIGNIQVFLHAVMAKKRKMQIRIRDMEWWMKRRQLPSQLRNRVRHYERQKWSAMGGHDEMEVVKDLPEGLRRDIKRFLCLDLIRKVPLFQSLDDLILDNICDRVKPLVFSKNEKIIREGDPVPRLVFIVKGRVKSTQNLSRGIVATSILEPGGFLGDELLSWCLRRPFIDRLPSSSATFTCLEPTEVFELGANNLRYITDHFRYKFNNERLKRTARFYSSNWRTWAAVNIQLSWRRYIARTRPTVINPVTENGGDRKLLKYAAVFMSLRPHDHLE; encoded by the exons ATGCCTAGCTCCTCTCCAGATCTCCGCTTCTCCTTCTCCAG GTGgtttaaaatatttggacgCCAGAAAAGCGAGGAGGACGATGCAAAAGACTCAACTCCAGTGGAGTGCTACGCTTGCACACAAGTAGGCCTCCCGGTATTCCACTCCACAACTTGTGACCAAGTCCACCAGCCCCAATGGGAAGCCTCTGCCGGCTCTTCCTTAGTCCCCATCCGAGCCCGAGCCcccaaccgcaccacgaaaattcCCCGAACCTCAGGCCCATTCGGACCCGTCCTTGACCCCAGGAGCAAACGGGTCCAGAGATGGAACCGCGCTTTTTTACTCGCACGTGGCATGGCCTTAGCCGTGGATCCTCTCTTCTTCTACTCGCTCTCGATTGGCCGAGGCGGCTCCCCGTGCTTGTACATGGATGGCGGGTTAGCCGCGGTGGTGACCGTGATCAGGACTTGCGTGGATGCGGTGCATCTGTTCCATGTCTGGCTCCAGTTCCGCTTGGCCTACGTGTCCAGGGAGACTTTAGTGGTTGGCTGCGGGAAACTCGTGTGGGATGCGCGTTCTATTGCTGCGCATTATTTGCGCTCACTCAAGGGCTTCTGGTTCGATGCTTTCGTTATACTTCCCGTTCCACAG GCTGTGTTCTGGTTAGTGGTTCCGAAATTGATAAGAGAAGAGAAGATAAAGCTGATCATGACAATTCTTCTGCTTATCTTTTTATTTCAATTCCTCCCCAAGGTCTACCATAGCATTTGCTTGATGAGAAAAATGCAGGAGGTCACAGGCTATATATTTGGGACCATTTGGTGGGGTTTTGCCCTTAATCTCATCGCGTACTTTATTGCCTCTCAT GTGGCTGGGGGATGCTGGTATGTTCTTGCTATACAGAGAGTCGCGTCTTGCCTTAGGCAACAATGTGAGAGGAAAGCTTCATGTGATCTCTCCTTGTCTTGCTCCGAGGAGGTGTGTTACCAGCTTTTTATGTCAGCTGCGGATACACTAGACAATCCCTGTGGTGGTAACTCAAGCAGTGTGCTCAGAAATCCAATATGTTTAGATGTTAACGGACCATTCCATTATGGTATCTATAAGGGTGCTCTTCCGGTCATTTCCAGTAACTCTGTGGCCGTCAAGATTCTCTACCCCATCTTTTGGGGTTTAATGACCCTCAG CACATTTGGCAATGACCTAGAACCAACAAGTAACTGGCTAGAAGTGGTATTTAGTATAACAAATGTGCTTAGTGGTTTAATGCTCTTCACTCTGTTGATTGGAAATATTCAG GTATTCCTGCACGCGGTTATGGCAAAGAAGAGGAAAATGCAGATACGAATCAGAGACATGGAATGGTGGATGAAGAGGAGACAGTTACCATCTCAGTTGAGAAACAGAGTCAGGCACTACGAACGCCAGAAATGGTCAGCCATGGGAGGTCATGATGAAATGGAGGTGGTTAAAGACTTGCCTGAAGGACTCAGACGTGATATCAAACGATTCCTTTGCTTAGATCTCATTAGAAAG GTACCACTTTTTCAAAGTCTAGATGATCTGATCCTCGACAACATATGTGACCGTGTTAAGCCCCTTGTTTTCTCCAAAAACGAAAAG ATCATTCGGGAAGGGGACCCTGTACCTAGACTTGTGTTCATTGTCAAGGGACGCGTGAAAAGTACCCAAAACTTAAGCAGAGGCATAGTAGCCACGAGCATTCTAGAGCCCGGAGGCTTCCTGGGAGATGAACTTCTGTCGTGGTGCCTTAGACGCCCTTTCATTGACAGACTGCCTAGTTCATCAGCTACATTCACTTGCCTCGAACCAACAGAAGTATTCGAACTTGGAGCCAACAATCTGCGATACATCACTGATCATTTCCGTTACAAATTCAATAATGAGAGACTAAAGAGAACAGCAAGGTTTTATTCATCCAACTGGAGAACATGGGCTGCTGTTAATATCCAACTGTCTTGGAGGCGTTACATTGCCAGGACTAGGCCTACGGTGATCAATCCTGTTACTGAAAATGGCGGCGATAGGAAACTACTCAAGTATGCTGCAGTTTTCATGTCCCTCCGGCCACATGATCACCTGGAATAA
- the LOC108213546 gene encoding cyclic nucleotide-gated ion channel 2, with protein MQRCIPVPRLTGSKNKKIQDIGMVEAPECNQIGTPDFHPTHSNPSHHSTWKSLSSSPLIPTDHPNENLSNRNKRTERRVFNPRRPNIKRLNQCLVLSRVISLAIDPLFLIALSITGGAKPCIYLDGTMLVFATVLRTCLDLIHLLHIWLKFRTAYLSKESLVIGSGMLVWDTRSIIRHYVRSLKGFWFDLFVVIPAPQILYWLLLPKLLREEKPEDVMILAQFIFLFQFLPKLYHCFHLMHGVSKVAGYLFGTAWWGFILNLIVYFLASHVSGGFWYILSIQRVAECLRQQCYKSNQCDALALTCPRKICYSSFTHSCMDNSNMEADFSTCMDQNGDFPYGLYAFVLPLIIKNSNIVKILYASLWGLEAFSTMGNNLTPWTQPYEVIFTITMVLAGLALFTLLIGNIQVFLHSVTSRRRKMQIKYRDMEWWMRRRRIPYHLRRRVLDFEHQRWEIMRGQNEMEFTKDFPDGLRRDIKRFLCLDLVRKVPLFDHLDDLILDHICDRVKPMIYSKDEKIFKEGEPVERMMFIVSGCVRRIQNITQDMVTTSLIEPGGFFGDELISWCLRRPFIERFPASSATFTCVEAVEAYGLNADHLKYITKHFRYTFLRDELKYKTRYYSSNWRSWAAVNIQFAWRRHLRRVRDDHDIRGTGSGSGSDGATSSSDQRLRHYAAMFMSLRPHDYLE; from the exons ATGCAGAG GTGCATTCCGGTGCCAAGACTAACAGgttcgaaaaataaaaaaatccagGACATTGGTATGGTGGAAGCCCCTGAATGTAATCAGATTGGTACCCCTGATTTTCATCCCACCCATTCCAACCCAAGTCACCACTCCACATGGAAATCTCTATCCAGTTCACCTCTTATCCCAACTGACCATCCAAACGAAAACTTAAGCAATCGAAATAAAAGAACTGAGCGGCGTGTCTTCAACCCACGAAGACCAAACATCAAACGATTGAACCAGTGCCTCGTGTTGTCACGTGTAATCTCCCTGGCTATTGATCCTCTCTTCCTCATCGCTCTCTCCATCACTGGTGGTGCTAAGCCATGTATTTATCTCGACGGGACCATGTTAGTGTTTGCTACCGTGCTGCGCACATGCTTAGATTTAATCCACCTACTGCATATCTGGTTGAAGTTTCGAACGGCTTATTTGTCAAAGGAGTCTTTAGTTATCGGAAGCGGCATGCTTGTGTGGGATACACGGTCCATCATTAGACACTATGTCCGGTCGCTCAAAGGCTTCTGGTTCGACCTGTTTGTTGTAATTCCGGCCCCGCAG ATCTTATATTGGTTATTATTACCAAAATTACTGAGAGAAGAAAAGCCAGAAGATGTAATGATATTGGCTCAATTCATCTTCTTATTTCAATTCCTCCCAAAACTTTATCACTGCTTCCACCTAATGCATGGAGTGAGTAAGGTGGCTGGCTATCTTTTCGGCACCGCTTGGTGGGGTTTTATCCTAAATCTCATCGTTTACTTCCTTGCTTCACAT GTGTCTGGGGGATTTTGGTATATATTATCTATACAACGTGTAGCAGAGTGCCTAAGACAACAGTGCTATAAGAGCAACCAATGCGATGCACTTGCTTTAACATGTCCAAGAAAGATTTGTTATAGCAGTTTTACTCATTCTTGCATGGACAACTCCAACATGGAGGCAGATTTCTCAACTTGCATGGACCAAAATGGAGATTTTCCCTATGGTCTTTATGCCTTTGTTTTGCCTCTCATTATTAAGAACTCGAACATTGTCAAAATTCTGTATGCTAGTCTATGGGGTCTCGAGGCTTTCAG CACTATGGGCAATAATTTGACCCCCTGGACCCAGCCGTATGAAGTTATTTTTACCATAACCATGGTGTTAGCAGGCTTAGCACTCTTCACTTTGCTAATTGGTAATATCcag GTATTTCTTCATTCCGTAACGTCTAGAAGGAGAAAAATGCAGATAAAATATAGAGACATGGAATGGTGGATGAGACGGAGAAGAATACCATATCACTTGAGGCGAAGAGTTTTGGATTTTGAACACCAGAGATGGGAAATTATGAGAGGCCAAAATGAGATGGAATTTACCAAAGATTTTCCTGATGGACTAAGAAGAGATATTAAGCGTTTTCTCTGCTTGGACTTGGTGCGAAAG GTACCATTATTTGACCACTTGGATGACCTTATTCTCGATCATATATGTGATCGGGTTAAACCTATGATTTATTCAAAGGATGAAAAG ATTTTTAAAGAAGGTGAACCAGTAGAACGTATGATGTTCATTGTAAGTGGTTGCGTTCGGAGAATCCAAAACATCACACAAGACATGGTAACAACTAGTTTGATTGAACCTGGTGGCTTTTTTGGAGATGAACTCATATCATGGTGCCTTCGTCGTCCATTTATAGAGCGTTTTCCAGCTTCATCAGCGACTTTTACTTGTGTGGAGGCAGTTGAGGCATATGGCCTAAATGCTGATCAtcttaaatatataacaaaacatTTCCGTTACACATTTTTAAGGGACGAACTTAAGTACAAAACAAGGTATTACTCTTCTAATTGGAGGTCATGGGCTGCTGTCAACATACAATTTGCATGGAGGCGTCATTTGAGGAGGGTTAGAGATGATCATGATATTCGCGGGACAGGTAGTGGCAGTGGTAGTGATGGTGCCACAAGTAGCAGTGACCAGAGACTTCGACACTATGCAGCGATGTTCATGTCGCTGAGGCCTCATGACTATCTTGAGTAG